In the Dolichospermum flos-aquae CCAP 1403/13F genome, TACTACATCCTGCTGATAGTTTAGCGTGGCTTGATCCCATAAGTAGAGATTGAAGGCAGTTATTCACGTTTAGTTATTCTCTAATTTATTAAAAACATATTGTATTAAGTTCAATAAGTCATTAATATATTCCTTAAGATAGATTAATATATTCCTTTTTGCAAGACTTGGAAAAATTTTTTCCTTGCAAGCTCTAATTATAATACATTTAAATTGAAATATAACAAAATTCCCGACTTCTCTAAGAAATCGGGAATATGAAGTATCAATTGTAATTTGCCACCTAAGCAGATGGACGAGTTGCTTCTAATAAACTGGAAAAGTAGAAGCTTGTCCGCGTCATAGCTTGTCTTTGGACTGAAAAGCCATTTTTTCGCAGAATTTTGACTACATCAGCTTCACGATGTAAATAAGCGCGAGTGGTTTTACTCGGACCAGGAAAGAAAGTACCGATTTTTTTGAGGATAGTCAGGAAGAAGGTTTTCGGGGCAAAACTGAGAATGATTCGGTCTGAAGCTAAAGAACATAGATGAGAAATCATTTCATCAGCTTTGTTTTGAGGATAATGAATCAGAACATCTAGACAGATGACGGTATGATAATTGCCACTCAAAGATTCCAAATCCTGTACCGCAAAAGAGGGATTTACGGTATTGAACAAAGCCATGACAGCCCTATCCTGGGCTTCTGATACCATTTTAGCGGAAATGTCGCTGGCATAGACCTTAGCACCATCTATAGCCAGAGGAATACTCAGACTACCCACACCACAACCAGCATCACAAATTGATAATGATGGTAAATTGTTGTCAGCTTTTAACCAGCCGATGACATTATCCACAGTTTGCTGATGTCCAGTGCGAATATCTAGCTGGACTTTGTTGACTTCACCATCACCATAGATGCGTTGCCACCGATCAAAACCTGTGGAGTTGAAGTATTCGCGGACTATTGTTTTATCGTCGGCTGCGGTCATAAACTCAATTGTTAATTGTTCACAATTACTAAAACTATCATTTGTCATCCCAATTATATGTAGGGCTGCACAGAATCATGAAATCCATGAATTCATCCGTCCTTATCTGCGTTTATCTGCGTTTATCTGCGGTCAATTATTCTTGAAATCTGATTCTATGCAGCTTGATCTTAATTTGGTATCAGTGGATTCTCAGCGACAAAAATTCCAGCCAGTGTTAAATTCTTAAAAACCGACTAGCTAATTTAATCGCGTCAGCAATATCCACATCACCATCACCGTCAGCATCTAGAAATTGATTTAGTAATGGATTACCACCAGATTGTAAGAAACTCAAGACTAAAGGCACTAAACTTGGTAATAATTGTTGAATTGTATTCACATCTAAGCTAGTACCCTGGGCAGCATTTTTCGCTACTTCTGCTTGAATATCTGGAGAAAATAAGGTATCTACAGCTTGGGAATCGGCGGAAGTACCGGCAAATTGATTGACTAAATCTTGTACAGATTCACTTCCGTCGCTGGTTTGTTTTGCCTGTAAAGATGATTGTACTTGTTTACCAACTACTGATAAAACTGATTGCATGGTGGAAGAGTCTGCACCAATGCCATTACCTAATTGTTTCACTGTGGTAGCAATATTTATCAAGTTATCCAAACCACCTGGTTGATTGGAATTGCTAACCGCACCCAGAATTTGATCAAACAGTCCCATTAATTTTTTCCTGTTGTTTTTAATATCTCCTAATTATTAATAATACAGCAGAATTGAGCAATCAGGAGTCACCGAATAAAATCAAGATCATGATCTTGATGAATGAGAAATTGGGAGAAATATGGTAAATTCTGTACCTTGATTCCAGTCAGAATGAAAAGTAATTTTCCCCTGATGTTTTTTAACGACAATTTCATGGGTAATTGCTAAACCTAAACCAGTCCCAACACCTCTGGGTTTAGTGGTGAAAAAGTTTTCAAATATTTTCTGCTGATTTTCTGGAGGAATACCTGAACCATTATCTATAATTTTAATTAATACCCAGTCATTTTCTTGCCGTTCAGTAGTTATGTTTATTGCTGGTGAAAATTCAGAATTTTGAGCAGATTTTTCTTCTATAGCATCAATAGCATTACTTAAAAGATTCATGAAAACTTGATACAATAATCCTGTATAACCGGTTATTTGGGGAATTTCTCCATAGTTTTTGATAACGCTAATTTTATTTTTAAGGCGATTATTCAAAATTAATAATGTACTATCTAGACAAAAAGGAATATCTAATAATTGTGATTTATTTTCATCTACACGCACAAAATCTTTTAAACTCCGAACAATTTCTTTAGTTCGTTCTGCGCCAATTGTCATAGACTGAAAAAGTTTAGGTATGTCTTCTGCTAAAAATTCTAAATCAATTTCTTCCGCTACAGCTTGCACTTGTGGTGGTGCTTGGGGAATTTCTGATTGATATGTTTTCAGAAGTCTGAATAAATCATCAACATATTTGTGTGCGTGAATTAAATTGCCAGAGATAAAGTTTACAGGATTATTAATTTCATGGGCAATACCAGCTAACATTTGCCCTAAGCTGGACATTTTTTCACTTTGAATTAGTTTAGATTGGGATTCAGCTTGTTGTATTTCTAAAAGATGTTTTACTTGTTGAATTAGGAGATTTAAAGAGTTGGCTAAATCACCTATTTCATCTTGAATATTTATAGATATTTGTAAATCAAAATTTTCTTCATTGGTAACTTTTCGAGCAATATTAGTAACTTCTAAAATCGGTTGAGTAATAATTTTACTGGTGGATAAAGCGAGAATATTAGCTATTAATATGGAAGTTGCCATACTCACAATAATAATCACATCTTGTACTTTTAATGCGTGATTGTAAGCTAAATTTGCTTGTTCTTGAGTTTGTTTAATGGTTTCTCTTAGGGTTTCTAAACTGTAAGCGAAGTCAGAAAATTTCTCTACATTTTTAATTTGATATAATTTTAAAATTAACTGCTTTATTTCTGAATTTTTATTTGATTGTGCATCCAGTTGAGAAACTTTTTCGACTAATTCTTTGAGTAATTGGATGTAGCTGTTGATATTTCGTTGATATTTTTGACTCCAATCGGACAAATTACCATTTTTCTGGATTTGAGTAAAGTTTTGAAATTTAGTAAATTGAATTTCTAATTTATCTATTTCTGTGTTTAATTCAGCGATTTCTTTGGGTAACTTGTCTGGTTGATCTAATGTTGCTATAATCTTTTGTTGATGGATGAAAGATCCTAAAATTCCTCTTTGTAAATTATTGAGTAAAATATCTTCTTTATTGATTAAGATTGTCTTATTTCTAGCTCTTTGAAAATAGCTATTACCTACTAATAACCCTCCAGATGTACCTAAAACTGCTATTCCCAGGGAAAGAGTATACCCCAAGACAATTTTTTGTCTGATCCTCAAGGAAGGGAATAATTTTTTTAAAGAGCTAAAATGTTTAAATTCAGAGATAAAGTTCATATTGTGACTCGGCCTTTAACTTTCCCATGAAGTGGGGTGAGACAAAAAATGCGGAATTTAATAGCCGGTCATTAAGAGGTTGTTTGAAAAGTATTATATCAAACCCGTAATCTCCAAAAACCTAACCCCCCTACCCCCCTTCCCTGCAAGGGAATGGGGGTTTTAAAGCCTCTCCCCTGGTAGGGGAGAGGTTTGGAGAGGGGTCTGTTTACACATGAAAAACTTTTAAAACATCCTCTAAGGGAACACTGCACACAAACTGAATGTTAGTTTAGCAAAAATTGTGGCTTTTTACTTTCTCGCTGAGAAAAACACTGTATAGATCCTAAATTTTATCATTCATGTCCTTGTCTCGTATTGTTACACTAATTGTTGGCCTGATCGTCATTTTGGCGTTAACCCTATGGCTAATTGATTCTCTTTCCCGGTTGTACTGGCAGTTGTCCTATTCTCCGCTGTTGGGTAATTTACTATTATTACTGCTAGTTTTACTGATTGGTGGTTTAATTGCTGCCTTTGTTTATTACGTATTGGTGCTGCGGAAGGGAGAAGCAAAATCCCGTCGTCAACGCCCAAGAGTGACTTCTGCCCAAATTCCTGCGGCTAAATCTGATGCGGCTTCTTCTACCTTACAAGCGGTACGACAACAGGTAGCCCAAATTCAAGATGAGGTGACACGTCAAGCTTTGCTAAGTCGCACCAAGGAAATTGAAACGAATTTAGCGAGAGGGGAAATTCAAGTTGTGGTTTTTGGTACGGGTAGTGCCGGTAAAACTTCTCTGGTAAATGCGATTATGGGGCGGATAGTTGGTGAGGTGAATGCCCCAATGGGAACAACTCAGGTGGGAGAAACCTATTGTTTGCGCTTGAAGGGTTTGGAACGGAAGATTTTAATTACTGATACTCCAGGGATTTTAGAACCGGGGGTAGCGGGTACGGAACGGGAACAACTGGCTAGGGCTTTAGCGACAGAAGCGGATTTATTGTTATTTGTGGTAGATAATGATTTACGGCGTTCTGAATATGAACCACTGCGGGGTTTAGCGGAAATTGGTAAGCGATCGCTTTTAGTGCTGAATAAAACAGATTTATACACGGAGACTGATATAGAAGTGATCTTAGCCAGATTGCGGGAACGGGTACGCAGCTTTATTGCTACTAATGATGTGGTAGCGATCGCTGCTAATCCCCAAATAGCCGCATTAGAAACCGGCGAAACCTTCCAACCAGAAGCAGATATTATCCCCTTGTTACGGCGCATGGCCTCTATTTTACGCGCTGAAGGTGAAGATTTAGTAGCAGATAATATTCTCTTACAATCTCTGCGCTTAGGAGAAGAAGCTCGCAAACTTATAGACTCTCAACGTCGTCGCCAAGCTGATAAGATTGTAGATCGTTATCAATGGATTGGTGCGGGCGTAGTTTCTGTCACACCATTACCGATGGTAGATTTACTCGCAACCGCTGCTGTTAATGCCCAAATGGTAGTAGAAATTGGCAGGCTTTATGGTTGTGATTTAAACATGGAACGAGGTAAAGAATTAGCCCTATCTTTAGGAAAAACTATTGCTGGTTTAGGTATCGTTAAAGGGGCAATTGAATTATTATCAACGGCTTTGCAACTTAATGTGGCTACTTTTATTGTAGGGAGGGCAATTCAAGGAGTGACAGCCGCATATTTAACCCGCATTGCTGGGAAAAGCTTTATCGAGTATTTTCGTCATGATCAAGATTGGGGTGATGGGGGAATGACAGAAGTTGTGCAACAACAGTTTCAGATTAATCGCCGTGATGAGTTTATCAAAGTTTTTGTCCAAGAAGCGATCGCTAAGGTCGTCAAACCTTTAACTGATACCTTTGCAGAAAAAGAAGATTATAAGTAAAAATACTGAAATGATTATTGAATATTTCACATACTGAATTATTGCCTATAATTCCGGAAAATAGCAGCCGATGTCAGAAAAGATATATAAGGATTTCTGACTAACTAGATCATGACCAACCAGATGATCGGACAAGTATTACAAGATCGTTACCAAATTGTGCAACCACTTAGTGCAGGAGTGTTTGCACAAACATTTATTGCTGTGGATATGTACCACCCAGAAAAACCCAGATATGTTGTCAAACAATTGAAGGTGAATCACTATCAATCTACTTCCTATTTTGACCACCTAAGATTGCGGTTTTTAACAGAAACTGAAACCCTCAAACATTTAGGTCGTCATCCCCAAATTCCGGAACTTATTACCTATTTTGAAGAAAATGAGCGGTTTTATTTAGTCCAACAATTTATTCCTGGAGAGTCTTTAGCAGCAGAATTACCTCATGATCCTGAAAGTCATGGTAAATGGAGTCAAGTTGATATTATTAAGTTTCTAGAAGATGCTTTATCTATTCTTGAATTTATTCACTCTCAAGGCTTTATTCATTGTGATATTAAACCAGAAAACTTAATTAGACGAGCTATAGATGCCAGATTAGTATTAATTGATTTTGGCTCAATTCAACCAGTAGACTCTAGTATTGACACAGAATTTTCCATAGATCAAATTCCTGTCACATCATTGGGTTACATTCCCCCAGAACAATTTATTGGTCAAACCCAACCCAATAGTGACCTTTATTCCTTGGGAATAATTGCTATTCAAGCTATTACAGGACTATCTCCCTTAGAATTAGAAATTGATGCTGAAACTAATGAAATTATTTGGTGTGATCATGACACCTCTATCAATGATTATTTAGTTGCTTTCCTCAATCAGATGATCCGCTATCAACACCAAGAACGATTTCAATCTGCCAATGAAGCACTATGGTTACTCAAGCATATAGAATGGGACAATAACCCAGCAGAAATACAAATAGCAGAGTCTCAATTATCTGATAAAACTATTGAAACGACAGATCAAAAATCCCAACCATTACTAGCCGGACTGCGATTAGGTTTATTAATTAATTCGGTTCTACTAGGATTGGGAGTATATTCTTTATTTAATAATTCTCAAGCTTACTCAGCTACAGAAATTTTATATAAAGCCATAGCCAGATATCAATCTGGAGATTTACAAAAAGCCATTAATTTAGCTCGGTCAATCCCCCTTAATAGTAATGTTTATCCAGAAGCTCAAGCTTCAATTGAAGAATGGCAAAACCAATGGCAAAAAGATGCAAAACATTATGTTCTCACTGAAAAAGCTTTAAAAGAACGACGATGGACAGACGTATTATATCATGCACATAAAGTTCCAATTAATTCATATTGGAAATCGAAAATTCAGCCCCTAGTTGCACAAGCAAAATTAAATATTGAAGCCCAAACACAATCCTTATTAGCCAAAGCTTATGCAAAAGCCGAGGAGAGAGATTTCTCAACGGCTTTATATTATCTACAGCAAATACCTGAAGAAAGTTCTGCCGGTGCTATGGTTAAACAGAAATTAGCTGAGTACAATCAAAAACGTCAAGTTAGATCAGGATACTATTTATATCAAGCTCACAATCAAGCCTCTATAGGTAACTTTTTCGCAGCAATTAAACTACTGGAAAGAGTTCCTAAAGATGCTGAAGTTTATGCACAAGCAAGAGTCAAACTAGAAGAATATTCCCACAAGTTACGTCTACGTAATCAGCAACAAGAATTAGCTATCCTAAAAACAGTTCCCCTTGCTGAAAGACAAAACACTCCTATTCAGCGGAGAGTATCTCTTCAACCAGAAGATTATTTACAGGAAGTAAATATTCGTAATTAAGCTGAGAAATGGGGAATAGAAGATAATTTTACCAATTCCCCCCATCGTTATTTTCCGTTGTTGCATTGCTATTCTGGGTACGCGAATGTCTTTGTGCGATAATTCTGACTTGCAGAATCCCTCGGTTCACAACTGGGGGTATTTTTTTATCTATTCAATTAGACGGAAATAAATTAAATTTAAACTTTCCTATAGACAGAGACAATCTTCTAAAGATCAAGTTAGATTTACAGTTGAACTAGTCCACATTCCAATGTCTTTAATCATAGCCTCCAGTTATTTTTTAGGCTGGAGGTGATTCTTTATAAATCTTTGCTGCATCTCTATTTGATCATTGAAATACTTTTTCTAGATTATCCTGTTCTTTTTGTAATAAAGTGGTAATTTGTGTATACTCATTAAGTAATTCTGACTGCTAATGTAAATACTCCTAATACTGAACCAACTACTAACAAATATGAGAACAAAAAGCGATATTTAATTATCCACAACATTAGTTATTTCCTAAACGATATCCTATCCCATAAACAGTGTCGATAATTTTTTCAGATGCACCCACCACTTTTAATTTTTTGCGTAAATTATTGATGTGAGTTTTAACAGTATCTTCCCCAGAAATTTTATCAAATTCCCATAATTTATCTAAAAGAGATGTACGAGTTAAGACTGTTTTAAATCTTCCGCTAAGGGTTTAGCAATCCGTTGATCATCTTCTACAAGTAATATTTTCATGTTAATCGCCAGATTAGCTCTAAAAGAATTTATTTTAACAAAGTAGAAGTAGCATTAATAATAATTTGTGCCGAACCCGTGAAAAATTCTCTTTGGATATTTTTGGGAATATCACTAGGTTGATGGTAATGAGGACTACGTAGATTAGCGGTATCTGTTACCAGCAAAGCCCCTATTCCTTGATACCAAAACGGAGCATGATCACTGCGGAGGGTATCTGGTGTTAATAAACCTTTGAAGGGAATCGGTACTTTGAGGATTTTTGGTAAATTCTCACTAGAGTTGGCAAAAGTATTTAATAAATTTAAGTGTTCTACATCACCAACTACTGCTAAAAAATCTCCCTTGTCGCTAAGTGGTGTTACAGGCAAACCAGCGGGATATTTTTGACAGCCAGAAGTGTAACAAGCATAACCCACCATATCCATAATAATTACGCCTTGAAGATTTTGTAAATGGGCTGGTTGGTTGACAAAAGCTTTACTTCCTAAAAGTCCTGTTTCTTCTTGATCAAAAAATGCTAATTGTAATGTTTTTGGTGTGGAAATAGCAGTAAAAAGTCTGGCGATTTCTAATACTACAGCTATACCAGTGGCGTTATCATCTGCACCAGGAGAGGACTCAACTGTATCATAATGGGCAGCCACCAAAATTGTCCCAGTGGTTTTATTTGTTCCCAGTTTTTGGGTAAAAATATTCATACCGGCAGTAAACTTTTCTAACTTAGGTTTCCAGCCAAATTTGCTCAATTGATTTGTGATATATGTACGGGTACGCAATCGCTCCATTTTTGAATACCGCCGAAAATTCAACTTTTGAACATGAGCAAAAAGTTGATCACCATCAACCAATAGAGTATTATTTACCTTCAGGGGTTTTAACTGGGGTTGAGACTGTGGTACAGGAGCATTTTTAACTATCGGAATCATTTCAGATTGCTCAAAAAAACTTCCCATACCTATAAACACTATTATCCCTACCAGCACCCATGGCCATTTTTTGATCATGATTTAAACCCACCTAGAGGAAATAAAATATCCTAACTACACCAAGTTTGACAGCTTGTCTTTTGACATCAACATGATGATAAGAGATGTAAAAGGTATACTGTCGCAATTGCCAATTCCCACTTCCCATCATCAATATGCTAGATTTATTACTCATAACGCTTCTGGGGTTTCTGGGCAGTTTTGGACATTGCTTTGGGATGTGTGGACCCCTGACTGTAGCTTTTTCTCTGTCCAAGCAGCAGGAAAATCCGAGTTGGCAACAGCAATTAAAATTTCATACATTACTAAATTTAGGGCGAATGTTAAGTTATGCCTTCGTCGGTGCTGGTATTGGCGCACTAGGCTCAGTATTAGTAGAAGGTGGACAACTGGCAGGAGTTGGTAGTGATTTGCGGCGGTGGATAGCTATTATTACAGGTATAATGCTGATTTGGTTTGGTTTAGGGCAAGTTAAACCCGATTTTTTACCGCATATACCCCTATTACACCCCATATTAAAAGGGAATTTACACAACCGTCTGAGTGCGGCCATGCTGAAATTATCTGCACAAACTCAATGGTGGACACCAGCACTTTTAGGCATGACTTGGGGATTAATGCCCTGTGGTTTTTTATATGCGGCTCAAATTAAAGCTGCGGCTACAGGGAATTTGTGGCAAGCTACAGCAACAATGTTAGCTTTTGGAATTGGCACACTACCCATCATGTTGGGACTAGGTGTTTCCACGTCGTTAATTAGTCAATATCAGCGGAGTCAATTATTTCGCTTGGGTGGGTGGGTAACTCTGATTATTGGTGCAATTACCCTATTGCGAACGGGGGATACGATGACGGACTATAGCGGACACGCTGCCTTAATTTGTTTAAATCTCTCATTGATTGCCCGGCCTGTGAATAGTTTTTGGTCTGCACCTCTGCGTTACCGTCGGGCGCTGGGCGTTGGGGCTTTTGTGCTTTCGGTAGTACATACTATCCATAATCTTGAACACTCACTAGACTGGAATCTTACCGCTTTTTGGTTTTTACCGTTAGAATTTCAGTGGGGAATGAGTGCAGGGGCTGTGGCTTTGGTATTAATGCTCCCTGCGGCTTGTACAAGTTTTGATGTTATGCAAAAGTCCTTAGGTAAACATTGGCGGCATATTCATCTTTTGAGTGTACCAGCTTTGTTATTGAGTGCTATTCATACGGTTATGATTGGTTCTCATTATCTGGGGGCTGTAAGATTAAGTTGGCAAAACCAATTAGCAGCCGTGTTACTGAGTCTAATTACCTTAGCTGTATTGTTGATCCGTTCGCGGTATTCTTGGTTATATTTACGTCTAGAAAAATTTTATGTTCCTCCCAATAAATCGCGGTAAATTAACTATTTCTCTTGCACACAAAATCAAGTATCTATTATTAGTTTTATTTGGTTTAATAGTTACTACAAATACTCAAGTTTTAGCCCATACGGTGAAAATATCGGCAGATGTTGGTGCTACTATCCATATAGAACCTAATGATAATCCTCGCGCTGGAGAAGTTACTCAAGCTTGGTTTGCCCTGACTCGGAAAGGTGGTAAGGTAATTCCTTTAAAAGATTGTAATTGTCAGTTAGCTATTTATGCTGAACCTCATGCAGTGGGAGAACCAGCATTACTTGAACCTCCATTAAAACCTATTCAAGCTGAACGTTATCAAGGCATTCCAGGGGCAGAAGTAACTTTTCCCAAACCAGGGGCTTATCAGTTGCAATTAAGTGGTAAACCTGTGAATGAAGGAAGTTTTAAACCTTTTGAGTTAAAGTTTGTTGTCACTGTGGCTACAGGAAAGAATATAGATACTCTTCAATCTAGGCCAAGTGTAAATGAGAATCAGCAAGGAACAACAATTGGATTAGCACAACCTTTGATTTGGTTGGGAATTTTGCTGCTGTCTGGAGGGATTTTAGTTTTCTTGGTGCAAACAATGAAGAAGAATAATTAAAGTTAGTCTTTTTTGGCAGTTAACTGAATACTTGGATTTGGTAAAAATGTATATCTCAGATATAATCCTAACCACACAAATCCGATAATTAACAAAGTCCCAATTCCCAGAAAATTCGGCAACCAAAAAACTACCTCTACATGATTTATAGCCCCTGCTTTAATTGTCCATAGCAGTTGATTACCATGCTTTTCTGGTTGGATAGCATTTTCATCATTTTCAATATTCTTGACTCCCCAAGGTGTCTGTAGGCTAAAGTCTAGATTGACAATAGAACTATCACCTTTAGTGGTCAGCATAGCCAAAGAACGCAAATCTAAATCATAAACTAAATGATTTCTAGAAAATAGGAAAAAATTCGTATCTTCTGCAACTAAAGTTGAAGTAATATTTGATATTTCCGAACCATTATCATCTTCATCAGTTCGAGTATTAAAAAAGCCAGTGAATTTTTCTTGTAATTCTTTTGCACTGGTAAAGGGAATTTTAACAACGATTTCTGATGGTGAAATTCTCTCTGTTGAACCTGCTAATTGTCGCGCTCGTTGTTCTAAAGTTTTTAACCATTGTGATAGATAATCACTACTAAAAATAGTGATTTTTTCCGATAATTGAATATGTTGTACTAATTCACCATTATTAGTGCTGTTAAAGTTGACTCCTAAATCATACTTTACACAACCAGATAATAGTAATGAAGAAAAAATTACCATAAATACAATAGGTTTGATTTTGGTAAATTTTCCAATTTTCCTAATTAAAAAAAACACAGATTTGCTTAACTGTAATATCATCTTAATGAAAGTGAATACATTCATGACTAAATTTCTCCTTATTTACTAAAAACTTAACCAAACTAAATAGGAAATTGTTAAACCAACAGCAATTAAAGCTACCCAAACAAAATTATTATCTTTAGTATTGACTGTATTAAGGTCAATATATTCTCGTTCTCCAGGTTTTTGTTTAAATGTAGATTTTTTAGATTGAGAAGTGACAACTATTTTGGATTTGTGATCAGAAGTTATGTCCAAATCGGGAATTTCTGTCATCAATTCTTTAGGTCTGTTAAGTTTGGGCGCTTTTAAAATATATAGTAGGCGCTTTGCTTGTTGACGAATTTCATAATGGGGATGACGAATGAGTTGTTGACAAAGATTTATCGCTTCTTCCGAACGTCCCGCAGCTTCATAAGCATTCACCAACCAAATTTCGATTTCACCAGCAAAATGGGTATTGTTTTCTAATAGGGCGCTGGCTGTTTCTAGATTTTCTACAGATTTCCGATATTGACCATTTTCAAAAGCAGTTGTCCCCATTTGATAATGAGATTTAGCGAGTTCTAAATTTTCTGTGGTCATTGGTCATTGGTCAGTTGTCAGTTGTCAGTAGGGGCGAAGCATTTGGAAGATAAATTATCGGTCATTGCCAAAAATAGTTCTCCAAATGCTTCGCCCGTACAGTTGTCAGTTGTTACTCAATAACTTGAATTTTAACTTACCGCAGATTGTAGGTAAATGAAATTTTACCAATGAATCCTATAGGGGTTTAGCAATGCTAAACCCTTCCGAATTAATTTTGCTGTAACTTGTCCCCAATCTCGATTATTGTTTCGACTGATGAGAACCGAGGATCATTGTCCCAATTCCCACATCTGTAAATACTTCTAACAGTAAAGCATGAGGAATCCGCCCATCAATTATATGTGAAGCCTTGACTCCTTGAGCAAGCGATCGCACACAACAATTCACTTTAGGAATCATCCCTCCACTGACTATACCATCAGTAATTAATTGCCGCGCTTCCCGAATATCCACTTTCGGAATTAAAGTAGAAGGGTCTTTATAATCTCTTAAAATTCCTCTGGTATCAGTCAGCAAAATTAACTTTTCTGCGCCCAAAGCTGCGGCTATTTCCCCCGCTACCGTATCCGCGTTAATATTATAAGCCTGTCCAGTTTCATCAGCAGCCACGCTAGAAACAACGGGAATATAGCCATTACTAGCAAGTGTTTCTAAAATTTTGATATTGACATTACTAACTTCCCCCACAAACCCAATCCCTTCATCACCTTGAGGACGAGCCGTAATTAAGTTACCATCCTTACCACAAAGCCCTACAGCCATCCCTCCAGCTTGGTTAATCAAAGCGACAATTTCTTTATTTACCCGCCCCACTAACACCATTTCCACTACATCCATGGTTGCTGCATCAGTAACACGCAAACCATTTTTGAATTGCGCTTCAATTCCTAACTTGCCTAACCAACTATTAATTTCTGGACCACCACCATGCACTAGAATAGGCCGCAAGCCAACGCAAGATAAAAAGACCACATCACGAATAACTTTATCTTTGAGGTTACTATCCTTCATGGCTGCGCCACCGTATTTAACCACAACGGTACGACCAGCGAATTGTTGAATGTAAGGTAGTGCTTCGCTGAGAATTTCTACGCGATTAGCTTCAGCTTGCCTGATATACTCTATATCATTAATCATGTTATTACCCAAGTTGCTAGTTATCTAGTTTATGGGATAACTAGCAACAAGAGTTAATCAGCTATGGTGATAGGAGCAGGGGGAAATATTTATGCCCTATTCCCTATTCCTAAGAGAGTTGAAACAAGAAAGTGACTAAATCTCCTTTACCCAAGCTGATGCGATCGCCTGGACGGAGGCGATGTCTGTTTCCAGGTAACAGAGGTAAGTTATTGACATAAGTACCATTGGAACTACCTGCATCTTCTAGATAACAAGCATCTCCCTCAATCCGAATGTCTGAGTGAATCCGCGAAACAATTTCCGAATTTGGGAACCCAGAAACATCTATATCGGGAGGAATACGATCATTCGGCTTACCAATATGCACAACCGAGAGATTTTGTGGTAATTCTATTTCTTGGTTAGCTTGAACATGGAATAA is a window encoding:
- a CDS encoding sensor histidine kinase gives rise to the protein MNFISEFKHFSSLKKLFPSLRIRQKIVLGYTLSLGIAVLGTSGGLLVGNSYFQRARNKTILINKEDILLNNLQRGILGSFIHQQKIIATLDQPDKLPKEIAELNTEIDKLEIQFTKFQNFTQIQKNGNLSDWSQKYQRNINSYIQLLKELVEKVSQLDAQSNKNSEIKQLILKLYQIKNVEKFSDFAYSLETLRETIKQTQEQANLAYNHALKVQDVIIIVSMATSILIANILALSTSKIITQPILEVTNIARKVTNEENFDLQISINIQDEIGDLANSLNLLIQQVKHLLEIQQAESQSKLIQSEKMSSLGQMLAGIAHEINNPVNFISGNLIHAHKYVDDLFRLLKTYQSEIPQAPPQVQAVAEEIDLEFLAEDIPKLFQSMTIGAERTKEIVRSLKDFVRVDENKSQLLDIPFCLDSTLLILNNRLKNKISVIKNYGEIPQITGYTGLLYQVFMNLLSNAIDAIEEKSAQNSEFSPAINITTERQENDWVLIKIIDNGSGIPPENQQKIFENFFTTKPRGVGTGLGLAITHEIVVKKHQGKITFHSDWNQGTEFTIFLPISHSSRS
- a CDS encoding DUF937 domain-containing protein: MGLFDQILGAVSNSNQPGGLDNLINIATTVKQLGNGIGADSSTMQSVLSVVGKQVQSSLQAKQTSDGSESVQDLVNQFAGTSADSQAVDTLFSPDIQAEVAKNAAQGTSLDVNTIQQLLPSLVPLVLSFLQSGGNPLLNQFLDADGDGDVDIADAIKLASRFLRI
- the bchM gene encoding magnesium protoporphyrin IX methyltransferase, translated to MTAADDKTIVREYFNSTGFDRWQRIYGDGEVNKVQLDIRTGHQQTVDNVIGWLKADNNLPSLSICDAGCGVGSLSIPLAIDGAKVYASDISAKMVSEAQDRAVMALFNTVNPSFAVQDLESLSGNYHTVICLDVLIHYPQNKADEMISHLCSLASDRIILSFAPKTFFLTILKKIGTFFPGPSKTTRAYLHREADVVKILRKNGFSVQRQAMTRTSFYFSSLLEATRPSA
- a CDS encoding YcjF family protein; the encoded protein is MSLSRIVTLIVGLIVILALTLWLIDSLSRLYWQLSYSPLLGNLLLLLLVLLIGGLIAAFVYYVLVLRKGEAKSRRQRPRVTSAQIPAAKSDAASSTLQAVRQQVAQIQDEVTRQALLSRTKEIETNLARGEIQVVVFGTGSAGKTSLVNAIMGRIVGEVNAPMGTTQVGETYCLRLKGLERKILITDTPGILEPGVAGTEREQLARALATEADLLLFVVDNDLRRSEYEPLRGLAEIGKRSLLVLNKTDLYTETDIEVILARLRERVRSFIATNDVVAIAANPQIAALETGETFQPEADIIPLLRRMASILRAEGEDLVADNILLQSLRLGEEARKLIDSQRRRQADKIVDRYQWIGAGVVSVTPLPMVDLLATAAVNAQMVVEIGRLYGCDLNMERGKELALSLGKTIAGLGIVKGAIELLSTALQLNVATFIVGRAIQGVTAAYLTRIAGKSFIEYFRHDQDWGDGGMTEVVQQQFQINRRDEFIKVFVQEAIAKVVKPLTDTFAEKEDYK